A genomic window from Candidatus Methylomirabilota bacterium includes:
- a CDS encoding SRPBCC domain-containing protein, translated as MKSRTIRQTVTLPASPRMVFKALADSKQHSAFTGSKAQIPKRAGSKMTAYGGYISGNVLGLWPRMGLLQTWRTTEWPKGAPDSRLEIRLAPSGKGTRLTMIHSAVPASQAARYAAGWKAFYWAPLRRYLKRRSAK; from the coding sequence GTGAAAAGCCGGACCATTCGCCAGACGGTGACGCTGCCCGCCTCCCCGCGCATGGTCTTCAAGGCGCTCGCGGACTCGAAGCAGCACTCCGCGTTCACCGGCTCGAAGGCGCAGATACCGAAGCGGGCGGGGAGCAAGATGACCGCCTACGGCGGGTACATCTCCGGGAATGTCCTGGGGCTCTGGCCGAGGATGGGGCTGCTTCAGACGTGGCGCACCACCGAGTGGCCCAAGGGCGCTCCGGACTCGCGGCTCGAGATCAGGCTCGCGCCCTCGGGGAAGGGCACGCGACTCACCATGATCCACTCCGCCGTGCCGGCTTCACAGGCCGCGCGATATGCAGCCGGCTGGAAGGCCTTCTACTGGGCGCCACTCCGCCGCTACCTCAAGCGCCGCTCAGCGAAGTAG